TTCTAGCGAGGAAATATTTCTCAGCTGAGTCCTTTCTGCTGGCATTTGGCTTTAAAGTCCGAACATTACTGAACACACTCGAGAGTTTATCCTGGAGTTTCTGAGAGAGGATTCCGTCCCAGTATTTACAAAGCAGAGAGCCCCCCGGCTGTAAAATCTTCCCCGCCAAGTCtatcaaagacaaacacaaagtgaTGAGTTTCTCATGGTCCATCTCTCTGAGACCGCTGGCGTTGGGCGCCATGTCGCTCAGGATGACATCGGCCCGGCCGCTGGGGAGCAGCTCGAGCAGCTTGGCGTGCGTGGTGGGGTCAGCGACATCATGATTGGACAGGAAGTGGGCACCGTCCAGAGGTGGTATGTTTAGCAGATCAATGCCAACAACTGTACCACATGGTAACTCTGAATCtacaatgaaagaaaagatTTCAGTTGATTCTTCTGGGAAACTGGTAAAGTACTGGTGGTTTAATTGCCAACTTAAAGCCCTTTTAGTGGTTTTTAATATGTTCACTACTTAAATATTGCTTCGATGTTAAGATAATATACACATTTCTATACtagtgtgtttgcatttgtttagCCAAACTTATGTATATTTCACCCAACCAAATTTTTCTTTGGTTAATCTCCTGTCCTCTGAGCAGCCACAGGTTTCGCTTAATtagtatgaaaatcaacttgtaTAGACTTTTAAAATCCTTTAGATTGGTAATCCATCAATGTCACATCTGCTTCTACTTTTATCAAAAGTTGGTTGGATTGTGTTGCTTGTTAGTGCAGTGTAAACTTTGCAAATCAATATGCTTCATTACTAATTAACAGTAAACTAACTTTGACAAGAATAAATGCACAAGAACAGGTacaagtgtctgtgtgttgattTTCATACTATAGTGAAAACTACTGGCTGTCTGAGAgagtaaagtaaaaacaaataaaacattggaaacagtgtgttttaaaaatccAGTTTGCAGTTAATGTAGGTAAAGAATACAGGACTTAATAGAGGTTTTAAACATGTGGCTTCAGCTGTGACATCTGCTGTGACACTTCACATTATGTTCAATATCTCAGATATTATACAACTGCAGCACGTTGCTGTGGCTTTCTGAGTCGTGCCGTGCATTTGTACAAACTTTAGAGGCTAATCAAAGagtcaaatgtgacaatttacaattaaaaaaacttGTAAAATTAGTCACTCGCTGATGTATATAACTGTTTATCTAGAGCTGctacaattagttgattaatcaatcaactgaaaattaaaCACCAACtattctgatgatgatgatatcttTGGgatgtggactgttggtcgagacaaaacgagacatttgggttttgggaaacagtgatggacatttttcaccattttcagacatttaatagaccaaacgactaatcaatcaatcgagaaaataataaacagattaatcgataatgaaaataattgttagttacagCGAATCTATCCGTTATTTAGTGTAGAAACTTCCAGCTTCTATTTGTCGCTGAACAATTATTCAAAATTTTATTGAAATAGCAATATGGCAATTGCAGGAGGCGCAATATTTGTTAAAGGTGAAACGTGTGTAAAAAAtaccatttttaattaaatattgtcaTCCTGGCCTACACATCATATTctacagacttaaaaaaaaaacatctgttggCTACAGATCTCTGCAAAAATCAtaccataatcattttaatatgtttttcaatgaaaatgagaacaATGATGTAGGAATTATCATTCTCTCTAATATCGCAAATCATATGGCAATTgaaatatcagtcaaaataattgcaattagtttgtttttttattttaatcgtTATGGTCACACCATGAGGAGTATCAAAACATGACACAGCATCATATATCATGGGCAAATACTGATGGAAATACAACTAAAGTTATACCAAATACAAActtattatatttttcaaacTGAGGTGTCGAGTCAAAAGTATAAAAACTGTccatatataatattaatggTGTCCATAGTAACCCCATACTGTACAGTACCACTTTATCACTTACTTGTCTTGAAAtatcagtttttccagtattATTTCATGTTCAAGTTACTCTATAAATCTTCATTTTTAAGTTCAAAACAAAGCAAGAAAGATGCATTAATCAAGAGGCTCATTCTCCtataaatgacaatataaaaCAACTTACTGACTAAGCTTTTGGGTAAATTAAGACCCTAATAATTTAAACAGGTGTAGTCATTGTCCACAGTGGCTTGTCATAGTGTCTCCATAGTGTCGTACGTGATTAGCTGCATCTATACCTGCCTCTCGTCTCACCTGTCCCGGCTGAGTTGACCCTTTGAACTGCCACCTGGCTCCAGGCTCCAGGTGCAGCTCCGCAGTCCACCACACTGTATCCAGGCTGTAACACCCTGAACTTGTCATCTATCTCCAGCAGCTTGAAGGCGCTTCTGCACCGGAAGTTTTGTGCGTGAGAAGCTTTGACATACGGGTCACTGAGCTGCCGCTGCAGCCAACGCTGCTCTGCCGGGGTCTTCCCCTTCATCTTCCTCAGGAGACATAACGACGTGTGAACAAACCTCCTCTGTAGAGAAGGGCACCACATTGTTTTTGGTTGAGCAGGGTCATGTGCGACACGTGGTCAACTGCGCCTGCGTCGAAATACAACTCGCCATTGGTTGAAAAAAGACACAGTGTGTAATGCCTAAACATGTCCCCCTTACTGCAAAGTAGTTCCTACTTCTAAAACGCGTATGGATGCCATGTGTTTGTATCTTTCTCtgaatatttatgtttcattttctgactGTATCTTgtaattttctacattttaatcGTCTCTGtctttcattacattttatacttttaGGCACGTTGGAAATATCATTGGAAAAAGGttttatgtgaatatttttatcATTCGATCTTCATTTtcttatcattatttattatttattatgtatgttattatttattatgtataagttatttattattgttgttgttgttgttgttgttgttgttattgttattattgttgttattattattattattattattattaaggttGGTATGACATCCAGCTTCTTATCACAAGAGAACAACCTAACAATGCAAGCAAAATTGTTGTACAATGTACAATATTTAGcttaatatttgcattttttaaattaaatcatgGAAATTGAATATATCGGcctaaatttttatttattttatttatttatttggtgcagtacatcaaatgttaacatttctgtttaaaactgtacattgtcccaataaatacaatacaataaatacactATTGGGACCCTATCACACAAATCACACAGATGACCAATGTGGTGATAAAgagaattaaatgaataaataaaaaacacaaagtcttAGTTAAAACACTAGAAACTGTGACGTATGACTGGAGGAACACGTTGGTCAGGTTTCCAGTCGATCGTATTTCGGGGTTACACATAAAAACTGATCTTTCACGTGAATGATGGAACTCATAGATTGAGTTTAACATGATTAGACCAATCCGTAGTGTTACATTATCAGCACGTCACGTGAGGACGTCTTGTAGTGTTGCACGCGGGAATCAATCAACGTTAAAATCATTGTGTACTGCGTGCAGACAATAAATACTTTCTCATTgttcagtattttgtttttcatcaggtCACAGACTGAACAGGTGAGGATCTGAACGTTGTGTTGACTGTGCTCAGACAGTGCAGGTTGGCAGATAATGTTACTGGTCGCAGTATTTAGCCTACAGTGTGTTTAAGTGGGCCTATACTTCCCTCCATAAACAGGTGAGATGTTGACGTCCAAGCTGCTGACTCTGGTCCTGGTGGTCCAGCCGGGCAGAGTGCTGCTGGGCATGAAGAAGAGAGGATTTGGGGTTGGGAAGTGGAATGGATTTGGGGGCAAAGTTCAACCTGGAGAAACCATTGAAGATGCTGCAAGAAGGTAAATTAATCTGACACCCTTCCTGTTATTTTAAAGggaaaagctgtttgtgttgtatttagTATATGAACTATATGAACTATAGACTAATAGACAATTGGAAGAAGATCTTGtacttaaagatcccttccagacatataaaaacatatttttgagtggagggggacttaaaTTAAAAGTGCCGATactgcaatgtaaaaatacaagttACATACAATAATAGACCTGCATGAAAAAGTCCTGTAAAATCCcccttaagtaaaagtacctaaGTATTTGCatggttcctctgactgatatattattataaatgaaatcattagtttattaatactgaagcatcactGTGTAAGCAGcgtgttactgttgtagctgctggaggtggagctagtttgaactactttatatacagttagctagtttagtccagtggttcccaatctaggggtcgggcccctccaaagggtcaccagataaatctgaggggtcgtgagatgattcatgggagaggaaagaagtcATCGTCTTCgagttttttgagtttttctctaatctttgatttttggtgaaatattggatcatttgaatatttatttaagtgaaatcatgtgagaagtttagagggaaaaatcactatttggtggagctgttaacaactcatagacatctgaaatgtgaccccgactacacactgctttttgtaatactgcaaaagccaaaaatgttggaaaccaccggtttaatctaattttaaaagcttgatatattattcattgtgtcaaatcttcatctgaaaagtaactaaagctgtcaaataaatgtagtggagtagaaagtccaaaatttccctctgaaatgtagtggatcaagtctttttaaaaactggTTTAAGTACAATGTAGTGACAATAAATTAATGAGCAGAAAGGGTGTAAGGACACAATCAGCTCACAGTTTATTATTACACAATATAAGGTAGGGAAGTGAATTCAAACCTaagatacatttaataaagtcTAGATTAAAAGCAGTAAAAATCCTCTATTTATTACTCCTCAGATACCAAATATGCAAAAGTATGTATTAGCTATGAATGCTGCATAATGCACTAAAGTAAAAAAGGAAGTTTGATAAAAAATGTAGCTGATTTTGCaattcattttcatcttcacaGTGCATGCTATCACATTTTTGTGTTGCTAACAtgcattaataaaaacaacatgccCAAAGCTGTGAAGCAGCTGTTGGACTCAAACAGTTTGTCTATTTGGATATAACAACATAGACAATCCCAGTATAGTGTGCAAATGTTAAAAGAAAGatagtaaatagtaaaaaaagaTCAACTCATTTAAGATGTGAGTTCATGTAGTTTGTTAAGTTcgacaaaataaatgaatgatgagtGTTTGATCAGTTATCAGCAGGAAGTTTGCTCTAAAGCTAAAGGAAGGAAGCCCTGAGGGAAAACAGGCCAAGTCCCAAGATGTTTTCactcaaatgtgaaaaacagaCCTGCTTTGTGTAAAGAATATTTTGGAACAAAAGCTCTTAGGACAGCCAGACAGTCATCAATATCAGAGCTCTGTGAGTCAGTAAAAATACTTGTGATTGCTGTTTGACTGCTTCTAGATTGATAAATCAATCAGAGGAAAGATTTTTTGCTATTAACTTAAGTGTCTATACTGAGGAGAATAACGTTTTTTTATTAAGTATTGGATGTCTAAGATACCAAATTCAAATATTGTACGCTATGTCAATGTTTTACTGTGATTTATCTTTGCTTTTTGCATAAGGATGACAGAAGGAAATAGGACTTAACATTGTAGATGTTAACCTTGGTGGGAAAAATCAAAGATAACAGTGTTTATCACACTATGAGAATACATGTTCAGGGGTCAACCTTGAGGGAGGTAATGCTGGGGATCCAAACGGCACTGAGCGTAAGAATTGACTGCAAACTTATCTTGAATGCTTTCAACCGCATcccatggtcttcatcagcaaatgGAGATGACTCACAATAAATCCCGTGTCTGCAAAACACTCATATTGTATTACTTTACCATCTGTTCACTTTTAGCATCCGTGTGAAGTGTACCgtgagattattttttaaaacgcgtcatcaaaaatgtatgtgatgtttttatttcttagaGAACTGCATGAAGAAAGCGGTCTCACGGTGGATGCTCTCGAGAAGGTCGGAAATATCAAGTTTGAATTCGTCGGAGAGACGCAGCTGCTCGACGTCCATGTTTTCAGAGCCGATAGTTATAACGGACAACCGACAGAATCAGAAGGTACGAGTTCCTCTGCACCGCAATGAAGTGTGAAGAAACAGAAGTGGGTACTATTAAAGGATAATTGGAAagcattttatgtgtttctagTGTTTTATATCTATGGGATAATCATAATCACAGTGGAATAATCAGAAGAACACAAAAATGGAACAGctatgtacaaaaatatatacaatgtgtaacataaaaatgtaaaagtctCGAAAATAAAGCTAGATTTCACACAACTGAAGCTAGAAAACAACACCCTTAAATGGAAATTTCTTATACTGTAAAAATAGCATAACCTTTAAAACAATCACTGTATAAAGGGAAGTACTGGTTCCCATGATAGAAAGTCTTCACGCACTCTGGGGGTGGAGAGGAACTATATATTTTTGGTGGAATATAATTCCAAGTAAATGAAGTGTGGAAAAACCCCTGGAATCCTACGAAATTTCTCTCTTCTTACTTTTGGTTCCTCTTAATCTTGACTTCCTTATAAATGATTTACCTCAGTACCACTTGAGACTACATGACATTTATAGTTTAAGTTGGTCCTTAAAGTTTAGATGAAGCCGTCAGAGAATCCAAAGAATAATAGCTAGTTTACGATTATCACTTTGAAAGTAAACTAGTAATGTTCCCTCTAAGTGTACTGATTGAAACAGTTATGTGGGAACAATAGCATAATAGTGAAAGGGAAGAATTTATAAGTGTGCTCTTAACAGACCAACGTTAAAGGACTGTAAATACACAAGGGAGATAGGAGCCACTCGACAGAAGGAATGCAGAGACCCTGCGCTGATCTGTATTTCCTGAGAATTTAGCCAAGGTCGACCGGGGGGAAGTCCTGAGACACACAGCAAACCACAGCTCAAAGAGTAGTCAGACAGCTTGAGCACTGAAGAGTCTGGAGGGTTAGAGAAGTCAAACAGCCagggggggggcgggggaggGGGGTGAAGAGATAAGAGGAGAAAAAGCTTGAATGAAATGTCCTGAAGTTAGTGAAAGGGAAGAATGTGTTTAAATTGCTGAACAAATCGGAGATGTTGGCAGCAATTCAAAGGTGTGGAATCAGGCTGAGAAGCAGTCTGGGCAGTTGATGCAGGATAAGATGGGCAAAAGTTGTATCATCTGTGACACAAAGATACAAGTtagattgttttggtttttaagGAGAGACTGAATTTCCTCAAAGATGTACAATACTGTGCAAATGTTTAAGGcacttgtggaaaaaaaaatgctgtaaagtgaggatgctttcaaaactAATGCCAAGAATAGTTTTACCTGGCAGGTAGGTTGTTCTGAGCGTTTTTGGAGAATTTTCCTGTGGATTCAGgcatctcaggtgcttctgtCTCCTCATGTTATCCCAGACCATGATGATGAGATCAGGACTCTGTGGGGGCCGtaccatctgctgcaggactccttgttcttcttgtcgatgaagatagttctttagGACTCCCGGCTGTATGTTTAGGGGTCGTTGTCTTGCTGCAGAATTAATTCGGGACCAATCAGACACCTCCCAGATggtattgcattatggataagaaaCATCTAAAGtgtctaaaacttttgcacagtactgtatgtacttaTATAATTTTTCACAGCCAGAAATCCTGGTTTTTCTCCCACTAAAGAACAAAATTATGCCTCCATATATACATAACAGCCCACAGCCGTGGTGGCACCGACATCGCTTGCTCAATACACACTTTAAATCACATTTCACCTTCTTATTCCTATGAAACTGTTGCTTTACTGAATTGGAAGTAGGATAATTTAATATTCAATTCACGAGAACATCCTCCGTCTTTGTACAGAATAGATTAGATAAAGCAGGAAAGGAGTTTGATACCGTTTTTATCTGCACAGAGGTTAATAATGATGTCTGTCAGCTACATGTAATTTTGCAAGTCATAATGCAGCTTGAATTGatttaatgataataacacaGTGCACTGAGCAGTGACTGAGATGGGTCAGAAGTGGCACAGAAACGGTGATTAGTGATAAACTCTTGGATTCTGGCGTTCCTCCTGTTACATCAAGGTAGATGATAAAaagctgatttgtttttgtgacgTCTagtaattattttctctttttcggTTTCTAGAAATGAGGCCTCAGTGGTTTGAATGTGACAAAATCCCCTTCAGTCAAATGTGGGCTGATGACATCCTGTGGTTCCCCCTGATGCTCCAGAAGAAGAAATTTGTGGGCTACTTCAAGTTTCAGGGTCACGATGTGATCCTCAGCCACAAactggaggaggtggaggagctgtGAGGTCTGCGTTGCAGATGTTACTGAAGACTGGATCAGCCCTTCAGATATCTTCTTTAAACGTTGGATATATCACACTGTTCAGTGTTCGTTGTTCAGTGTTCGTTTGTGGGAGGAAAACGAAGATACTGAGGACCAAACAGATGTTAACCGTACATGTggatatactgtaatatatcaggatgaaacctttttttttctgtatataaTTTTAATTCTAATCTTTAGAAATATTATCAGCCTGATATTTCGCCGGTATTTATTCCCGATCACACCTTTTGTAATAAAAGAAATCAAGGCAGCAGtacactgacatgtttttcagttctgtatttttatttttcaggataactgattttacacaattcagcatttgatttcatttttttaataaaatatttacaatatctacaacaacagttttacagtttcattGAGTGTCATATTCTGTTCAAGTTAACTTGATttctaatacttttttttttttttgccaaaacaaatgttttatactgtatgtacgtACAGTATTACGATTTGTTCATAAAATATCTAATGAGAACTATGTGCCTCAACAAATCCATTTCAACACAATCAGTTTGGTGTATTTGAGATGACATCAGTTGGTGACAATTTGTGAGGTAACTTCTAAAACATGAGCCCAGATATTTGATTTactttcagaaaataaatgtcCATCATTGTTTTAATGCCAAATGTATGAAAAGTAGAAAGTCTGATAATATATGGAAAAGTATTTAACATATGATGTCTGATGTGATACACATGATTACACAAATTTAAAATTGTGATACCTGCAACTGTGAAGAACAGCCTTCCTTTATTATGTTAGAGTTGAAAAGCTTAAAATTTTCCAGTAAAATTAAGGAATAAAGGTGTTGAATCATTGAATTTATGACTGTGTCATATATAATGGAATCCCATTATATGATTTATTGCACAGGTGAGTATTTCAGTGAATTTATATCATTTATCTTTGGTAGTAAATCAATAGCTTATAGTGTTATTACTAACATATTATGCCACTAGTGCCAGTATCATTTTATCAATAAATCTCAAATCTCTGCCCTTTGTAGTATCCTATACGTTTGAAATAGCTTATGAAATAAAACTGGGAGTCTTAATTTAACCAGAGAAAGCAAATACATTGCATACATGAAAGTAAACACTTTAATAGTAAGAGAAATAGCACAGTGtccataaaaaatataaagtatgcTGCTACACATCCTTATAATCTGAAATCTGTATCAAAAAGACATCGCTCAAAAAGTTATTTAATCTAAAAACCTTCATGActggaaatgtaaaataatCCCATCCTGTAATAAAGTAAAACCTTCTGTCCCTTTTGTGTCACTTGTTTTTAAACTTAGTGTATATAACTTTTTGCAAAGTaagttaaaaacatgtaaattagGAATAGAGTTATATAATGTCATTCTTCACGTCTGACAAGCTGACAGGTCCCTTGTAAAAATTAAAGAGCTCAGAGGATTCTCCTTCCTTGATGGCAGTTGTAAAAGTTGATTTGGAAATGGACATTAATTTATGAGCCCACAGTCTCTTCCAGTTACAGGTGATAACAGGTTGATGATCAAACCCAAGAAGGTAAAACATTGAGAAGTTGAGAAAGCCACTTATACAGTATTAAAAATCCTCTTACTGAAGGTAATGTATGTTGCGCAAAAGAAGACtttgtagaagaagaaaagtcgTGCATTCTACATTTCTCTTTAGCTCACAGAGCAAGTCATTTTCCAGTTTGTGATCCTCATGAGCGGCAGTGCTTCTCTCCTGCACCTCGTGTGTATTCAGGTCTTAGAGGGGGGGTTTCAATCCGTTATTACCACCAAAGAGACATCCCAGTTTTGGCTGGAGTTCGTTCCACACCTTTCCCATCtggaaagaaagtaaaaaaaaaaaaaaaaaaaatcaagtcagTTCCAAAATGGGAAACCTGGAATAGCTCTTACATGATACGCTGCATCAAAATAACACTTAGTGGTTTGCAGCTTACAATTTACAGACCATTGAAAAGAGAAACATCTCAGTAAAATCATCCTGAAGTACTTCCTCTCCTCACAAAGCTGGCATATTGGAATTTGAGTCAAAAAAGACTAAGATCAGACAGATATCTaacaaaagaaatatatacCGTGtgctttatttgattttaaaactgGTTAAGGTATATGTGAGATTCACTTGTGAAATGTAAGCCAACTCAAATCCTAGAGGAGAATATTATCCTTTCAACGATACCATCCATCATTATTAGTTCTTTTGTGGGACTTTAAAAGTCaatttaaaactgatttgaCCCTCCTGGAGCTGTACTGTGTCATAGTAGAGAGAAaggtctgtaaaaaaaaagaagaaaaaaaaagagagagagatttccAGACGAACAGTCTCACCTCTCTGTGTCCTTGGACCTGGGAGTTAACAAAAGCTCCCAGAATGTGGGATGTGATTGGAAGGTAGTTGAAGATAAGCTGTGTTTCTTGATGAAGGCAGAACAGGGAGAAGTAGTTCCGCAGCTCCATGGTCTGAATGGCGTTTTCTTGCTGataacagaataataataaaaaaaaaatcaaaagttttttcctcaaatgataccagaaataaaatgattaagtTCTCTGCTCATATTACCTAAACAGGGATATTGCCCAGAAAGAATTTAATTATACGTTAaagtgatatatatattttctttgcaAGATTTAGAATTTGCAAACATTACAATATCAGAAGCCAGGCTGAATAACTCTCAAAATATTACTCTCTTTTTTTGATAACTTAGCACAGTTAATATTAGTGAATATAATGTGTGTCACATAATTCTACTTTTCCTGCTCATCAACCAATCAAATCTTGGCAAACACATTTTCGGTGCACATCTCCTTGACTTATTTATTGTTTCTAGTCTTAACCGCGTCGAGTCCTTAAATGCAAACCCCTAAAATCTGACTTTCGGAGgcttttgttttaaga
The genomic region above belongs to Thunnus albacares chromosome 17, fThuAlb1.1, whole genome shotgun sequence and contains:
- the mrm2 gene encoding rRNA methyltransferase 2, mitochondrial isoform X2; this translates as MWCPSLQRRFVHTSLCLLRKMKGKTPAEQRWLQRQLSDPYVKASHAQNFRCRSAFKLLEIDDKFRVLQPGYSVVDCGAAPGAWSQVAVQRVNSAGTDSELPCGTVVGIDLLNIPPLDGAHFLSNHDVADPTTHAKLLELLPSGRADVILSDMAPNASGLREMDHEKLITLCLSLIDLAGKILQPGGSLLCKYWDGILSQKLQDKLSSVFSNVRTLKPNASRKDSAEKYFLARMYRKPIK
- the mrm2 gene encoding rRNA methyltransferase 2, mitochondrial isoform X1, whose product is MWCPSLQRRFVHTSLCLLRKMKGKTPAEQRWLQRQLSDPYVKASHAQNFRCRSAFKLLEIDDKFRVLQPGYSVVDCGAAPGAWSQVAVQRVNSAGTGETRDSELPCGTVVGIDLLNIPPLDGAHFLSNHDVADPTTHAKLLELLPSGRADVILSDMAPNASGLREMDHEKLITLCLSLIDLAGKILQPGGSLLCKYWDGILSQKLQDKLSSVFSNVRTLKPNASRKDSAEKYFLARMYRKPIK
- the nudt1 gene encoding 7,8-dihydro-8-oxoguanine triphosphatase, with the protein product MLTSKLLTLVLVVQPGRVLLGMKKRGFGVGKWNGFGGKVQPGETIEDAARRELHEESGLTVDALEKVGNIKFEFVGETQLLDVHVFRADSYNGQPTESEEMRPQWFECDKIPFSQMWADDILWFPLMLQKKKFVGYFKFQGHDVILSHKLEEVEEL